In Rubrivirga marina, the following are encoded in one genomic region:
- a CDS encoding FIST signal transduction protein, translating to MTVATGHSHDLDSADAIEEVLDQCADALGGRAAHAGLLYAGVDHDHQTLLDGIEARYPGLQLIGCTTHGEISSSGFAEDSVALMLLHSDRVQFRAGVGENTRTNPEAARQAVAQALDGLAEPVKLCIALPEGIGGVDADAPCTIPLGMVDALGAALGPGVPVCGGLAADQMRFEETVQFCNGRVYTDALPVLLAAGPLHVATGLASGWEPLGEAHRLTDVDGLTVRAIDGESPRDVWRRYFGVDAHTGAPNFFAVYPGEEGAAGGEAFYLSSPSRFQDDGSMVTMTPVTPGARLRFTSATRDQLLDGAAASAERARAAYPGAAPEAALVFSCASRPALLGTRVRNEAERLQEEVGGALPAVGFYTYGEICPLPSTPAPVHHVSTFVTVLIGEDE from the coding sequence ATGACCGTCGCCACCGGCCACAGCCACGACCTCGACTCCGCCGACGCCATCGAAGAGGTGCTCGACCAGTGTGCCGACGCGCTCGGTGGGCGGGCGGCGCACGCCGGCCTCCTCTACGCGGGCGTCGACCACGACCACCAGACCCTCCTCGACGGCATCGAGGCGCGCTACCCCGGCCTCCAACTGATCGGGTGCACGACGCACGGCGAGATCTCCTCCAGCGGCTTCGCCGAGGACTCGGTCGCCCTCATGCTCCTCCACTCCGACCGCGTGCAGTTCCGGGCCGGCGTTGGCGAGAACACCCGGACCAACCCCGAGGCGGCGCGGCAGGCCGTCGCGCAGGCGCTCGACGGGCTGGCAGAGCCCGTCAAGCTCTGCATCGCGCTCCCCGAAGGGATCGGCGGCGTCGATGCCGACGCGCCCTGCACGATCCCGCTCGGCATGGTCGACGCGCTGGGCGCGGCGCTGGGGCCGGGCGTGCCCGTGTGCGGCGGGCTGGCGGCGGACCAGATGCGGTTCGAGGAGACGGTCCAGTTTTGCAACGGCCGCGTCTACACCGACGCCCTCCCGGTCCTGCTCGCGGCCGGGCCGCTCCACGTCGCGACCGGCCTCGCCAGCGGGTGGGAGCCGCTCGGCGAGGCGCACCGGCTGACGGACGTGGACGGGCTGACCGTCCGCGCGATCGACGGGGAGTCCCCCCGGGACGTCTGGCGGCGCTACTTCGGGGTCGACGCCCACACCGGCGCGCCCAACTTTTTCGCCGTCTACCCGGGCGAGGAGGGGGCGGCGGGGGGCGAGGCGTTCTACCTCAGCTCCCCCTCGCGCTTCCAAGACGACGGGAGCATGGTCACGATGACGCCGGTCACGCCGGGCGCCCGCCTCCGGTTCACGTCGGCGACGCGGGACCAGCTGCTCGACGGAGCGGCGGCCTCGGCCGAACGGGCGCGCGCGGCCTACCCGGGCGCCGCGCCCGAGGCCGCCCTCGTGTTCTCGTGCGCCAGCCGCCCGGCTCTCCTCGGCACGCGCGTGCGGAACGAGGCCGAGCGGCTCCAGGAGGAAGTCGGCGGGGCCCTGCCGGCCGTCGGGTTCTACACCTACGGCGAGATCTGCCCCCTCCCGAGCACGCCGGCGCCCGTCCACCACGTCAGCACCTTCGTCACCGTCCTCATCGGGGAGGACGAGTAG
- a CDS encoding FIST signal transduction protein, whose product MTVATGHSHDLDSADAIAEALDACADALGGATPGAGLLFAGIDHDHQALLDGVEARYPGLPLVGGTGHGELSSEGFAEDSVALMLLHSDHVEFGAGVGEGVRADPAGAARAAVASARSGLTQPVRLGLTVPEGIGIDVMAVTDTLHAELGPETPVCGGTAGDQLRFERAYQFCNGNVYSDAVPVLLLAGPLRVATGVASGWVPMGGEHRLTKTEGQTVLEIDGRPVRDVWMQYFGSLDLHGARNQFALYPEGVEEREFYLCAPSHFDDDGRMVMHNPVIEGARMRFGDAAREQVLDAAGTSAAAARAGFEGTPDAALVFSCAGRHAWLGTQIGREHGLLREHVGAEVPAAGFYTFGEICPLPGSPTPYTHRSTFVTVLIGEEA is encoded by the coding sequence ATGACCGTCGCCACCGGCCACAGCCACGACCTCGACTCCGCCGACGCCATCGCCGAGGCCCTCGACGCCTGCGCCGACGCGCTCGGCGGGGCGACCCCGGGGGCGGGGCTGCTCTTCGCCGGGATCGACCACGACCACCAGGCCCTCCTCGACGGCGTCGAGGCGCGGTACCCCGGCCTCCCGCTCGTCGGCGGGACGGGCCACGGCGAGCTGTCGTCGGAGGGGTTCGCGGAGGACTCCGTGGCCCTCATGCTCCTCCACTCCGACCACGTCGAGTTCGGGGCCGGGGTGGGGGAGGGCGTCCGGGCCGACCCGGCGGGCGCCGCGCGGGCCGCCGTGGCAAGCGCCCGGAGCGGGCTGACGCAGCCGGTCCGGCTCGGGCTCACCGTCCCCGAGGGGATCGGCATCGACGTGATGGCGGTCACGGACACGCTCCACGCCGAGCTCGGACCGGAGACGCCCGTGTGCGGGGGGACGGCGGGCGACCAGCTGCGCTTCGAGCGGGCCTACCAGTTCTGCAACGGGAACGTCTACTCGGACGCGGTGCCCGTGCTTCTGCTGGCGGGCCCGCTCCGCGTCGCGACCGGCGTCGCCAGCGGCTGGGTGCCGATGGGCGGCGAGCACCGGCTCACGAAGACGGAGGGCCAGACGGTCCTCGAGATCGACGGGAGGCCGGTGCGGGACGTCTGGATGCAGTACTTCGGCTCTCTGGACCTCCACGGCGCGCGCAATCAGTTCGCCCTCTACCCCGAAGGGGTCGAGGAGCGGGAGTTCTACCTCTGCGCCCCCTCCCACTTCGACGACGACGGGCGCATGGTCATGCACAACCCGGTGATCGAGGGCGCCCGCATGCGCTTCGGCGATGCCGCGCGCGAGCAGGTGCTGGATGCGGCTGGGACGTCGGCCGCCGCCGCCCGCGCCGGCTTCGAGGGCACGCCCGACGCCGCGCTCGTGTTCTCGTGCGCCGGTCGCCACGCCTGGCTCGGCACCCAGATCGGCCGCGAGCACGGGCTCCTCCGGGAGCACGTCGGCGCCGAGGTCCCCGCGGCCGGGTTCTACACCTTCGGCGAGATCTGCCCGCTCCCGGGCTCGCCGACGCCCTACACCCACAGGTCCACCTTCGTCACCGTCCTGATCGGCGAGGAGGCATGA